One Pectobacterium polaris DNA window includes the following coding sequences:
- a CDS encoding carbohydrate ABC transporter permease, protein MMKIIAFLTRTRHPGRIHITDIMSWVWLVVGTLLVMIPVMWAAMSSFKTPAEINRFPPSFLPQAADTITLPEYPKPLELWQVKQDDGEAKTMALVRRIGLIAQLVNPDAPSEVVRVSTKDLVPMKALHLETENYTTPITKFHFATYLKNTVFVTVMATLLTLLLSSMAAFALSKYEFRGRGTVLTLFLSTMMIPLSVVMVPTFLVVIGLNMGDNLWGVIIPTVATPTGVFLLRQYMLTIPDELIEAARIDAASEFRIYWKIILPLTAPALAVLAIFSVIWRWNDFLWPLIVLSSQDNFTLQIGLNAFQGQFSVQWHYILAMTMLSLLPVTAVFVFLQKYITTGIANTGMK, encoded by the coding sequence ATGATGAAAATAATCGCATTTCTCACCCGTACCCGTCATCCGGGGCGCATTCACATAACGGATATCATGAGCTGGGTCTGGCTGGTGGTGGGTACGCTGCTGGTGATGATTCCGGTGATGTGGGCGGCGATGTCGTCGTTCAAAACGCCCGCAGAGATCAACCGCTTTCCGCCCAGCTTTCTGCCGCAGGCGGCGGATACCATCACGCTGCCGGAGTACCCGAAACCGCTGGAGCTGTGGCAGGTTAAGCAGGACGACGGCGAAGCGAAAACCATGGCGCTGGTGCGGCGCATCGGCCTGATTGCACAGCTGGTGAACCCGGATGCGCCGAGTGAAGTGGTGCGTGTATCGACGAAAGATCTGGTGCCGATGAAGGCCTTGCATCTGGAGACGGAGAACTACACGACGCCGATAACGAAGTTCCACTTTGCCACCTACCTGAAGAACACCGTGTTTGTGACGGTGATGGCAACGCTGCTGACCCTGTTGCTCAGTTCGATGGCGGCGTTTGCGCTGTCGAAATACGAGTTTCGCGGGCGCGGGACGGTGCTGACGCTGTTTCTCTCCACGATGATGATTCCGCTGTCGGTGGTGATGGTGCCGACGTTCCTGGTGGTGATTGGCCTGAACATGGGCGATAACCTGTGGGGCGTGATTATTCCCACGGTGGCGACGCCAACTGGCGTATTCCTGCTGCGGCAATACATGCTGACGATCCCTGATGAACTGATCGAGGCGGCGCGTATCGATGCCGCCAGCGAGTTCCGTATTTACTGGAAGATCATCCTGCCGTTAACCGCCCCCGCGCTGGCGGTGCTGGCGATCTTCTCGGTGATCTGGCGCTGGAACGATTTCCTCTGGCCGCTGATCGTCCTCTCCAGTCAGGATAATTTTACGCTGCAAATCGGTCTGAATGCGTTTCAGGGGCAGTTCTCGGTGCAGTGGCATTATATACTGGCGATGACGATGCTCTCGCTTCTGCCGGTGACGGCGGTGTTCGTCTTCCTGCAAAAATACATCACGACGGGGATTGCCAACACGGGGATGAAATAA
- a CDS encoding carbohydrate ABC transporter permease: protein MKKIALLPAGSLIDKLVTPVEKAVNLLQKLGGRKVMPWFFIAPNMLLFAVFVFIPILLAVCYAFTGGTNILLWERPYVGVDNFSTLLSCGNYAEPSTCEQDLFWTGVYNTVSFTFFNVLCTLLVALVTALILNRKIIARGFFRAMFFYPVLLSPVVVGLIWQWFLNRNGLLNLVLSSLGGQPITFLLDPTFSRFWVVFVSVWFHVGFYTLILLAGLQAIPRDIYEAAAVDGTSRWRGFYRLTLPLLAPNILVVVILLTINSVQIFDEAWVLTNGGGPGTANSFIVQYIYQTAFSSNASLYGLASAASVLMGVVLMILTALQFLLTRRLEGKK from the coding sequence ATGAAAAAGATTGCCTTACTGCCCGCAGGATCGCTGATCGATAAGCTGGTAACGCCAGTGGAAAAAGCGGTGAATCTGCTACAAAAACTCGGTGGTCGCAAAGTGATGCCGTGGTTTTTTATCGCGCCGAATATGCTGCTGTTCGCCGTTTTTGTCTTTATTCCGATTCTGCTGGCGGTGTGCTACGCCTTTACCGGCGGCACCAATATCCTGCTGTGGGAGCGCCCTTACGTCGGCGTGGATAACTTTTCCACATTGCTGAGCTGCGGCAATTACGCTGAGCCATCGACCTGTGAACAGGATCTGTTCTGGACCGGCGTCTACAACACGGTGTCGTTCACCTTTTTCAACGTGCTCTGCACGCTGCTAGTGGCATTGGTGACGGCGCTGATCCTCAACCGCAAGATTATCGCCCGTGGCTTTTTCCGCGCCATGTTCTTCTATCCGGTGCTGCTGTCGCCGGTGGTGGTGGGGCTGATCTGGCAGTGGTTCCTTAACCGCAATGGCCTGCTGAATCTGGTGCTGTCGTCACTGGGCGGGCAGCCGATTACCTTCCTGCTCGACCCGACGTTTTCGCGCTTTTGGGTGGTGTTTGTCTCCGTTTGGTTTCACGTCGGGTTTTATACCCTGATCCTGCTGGCCGGATTGCAGGCGATCCCGCGTGATATTTATGAGGCGGCGGCGGTGGACGGTACCTCGCGCTGGCGCGGTTTCTATCGCCTGACGCTACCGCTGTTGGCACCGAACATTTTGGTGGTGGTGATTTTGCTGACCATCAACAGCGTGCAAATCTTCGATGAAGCCTGGGTGCTGACCAACGGCGGCGGCCCCGGCACGGCCAACAGCTTTATCGTGCAGTACATCTACCAGACGGCCTTTTCGTCAAACGCGTCACTCTACGGGCTGGCTTCGGCGGCCTCGGTGCTGATGGGCGTGGTGCTGATGATCCTGACGGCGTTGCAGTTCCTGCTGACGCGTCGGCTGGAAGGGAAAAAATAA
- a CDS encoding ABC transporter ATP-binding protein — MASLELKNVHKNYGAVSIIKGVDLTIHDGEFMVFVGPSGCGKSTLLRMIAGLEEISSGELWIDNRKVNDLTPAERKIAMVFQSYALYPHLSVRKNLAFGLENLHFPKDEIARRIDEAARMLGLEPYLDRRPRALSGGQQQRVAIGRAIVREPDLFLFDEPLSNLDAKLRVQTRGELSRLHQKLRTTMIYVTHDQVEAMTMAQRIVVLNAGRIEQVGTPLELFNRPKNKFVAGFIGSPRMNMFPAQIVATCADGVEVQCPSGNRLVLPFIGTVGQNVTLGIRPSHCELVEDGEGMALCVDRCEMMGHETFIYGRMSGIDDEMIVHLAQHREFAAGESVFVRFPPTYCHLFDGKTDDTLPRCTEH, encoded by the coding sequence ATGGCGAGTCTGGAACTAAAGAACGTCCACAAAAATTATGGTGCGGTGAGCATCATCAAAGGCGTGGACTTAACGATTCATGATGGCGAGTTCATGGTCTTTGTCGGCCCGTCGGGCTGCGGAAAATCCACGCTGCTGCGCATGATTGCCGGGCTGGAAGAGATCAGCAGTGGCGAGCTGTGGATCGACAACCGTAAAGTGAACGATCTCACCCCAGCGGAGCGCAAGATTGCGATGGTGTTCCAGTCTTACGCGCTCTATCCGCACCTCTCGGTGCGCAAGAACCTCGCGTTCGGGCTGGAGAACCTGCACTTCCCCAAAGACGAAATCGCCCGCCGTATTGATGAAGCCGCCCGCATGTTGGGGCTGGAACCGTATCTGGATCGCCGACCACGTGCGCTGTCGGGTGGGCAGCAGCAGCGCGTGGCCATTGGTCGCGCTATCGTGCGTGAACCCGACCTGTTCCTGTTTGATGAACCGCTCTCCAATTTGGATGCCAAGCTGCGCGTGCAGACGCGCGGCGAGCTGTCTCGTCTACACCAGAAGCTACGCACCACCATGATTTACGTGACTCACGATCAGGTGGAAGCGATGACGATGGCGCAGCGCATTGTGGTACTGAATGCCGGCCGCATCGAGCAGGTTGGCACGCCGCTGGAGCTGTTCAATCGGCCGAAAAACAAATTTGTCGCGGGCTTCATTGGTTCACCGCGTATGAATATGTTCCCGGCGCAGATTGTCGCCACCTGCGCGGACGGGGTTGAAGTGCAGTGCCCGTCCGGCAATCGTCTGGTGCTGCCGTTTATCGGCACCGTCGGGCAGAACGTCACGCTCGGCATTCGTCCTTCACACTGCGAGCTGGTAGAGGACGGCGAGGGAATGGCACTGTGCGTCGATCGCTGCGAGATGATGGGGCATGAGACCTTTATCTACGGGCGAATGAGCGGTATTGACGATGAGATGATCGTCCATCTGGCGCAGCACCGTGAGTTCGCCGCGGGTGAATCGGTGTTCGTCCGCTTCCCGCCGACGTATTGCCATCTGTTCGACGGCAAAACGGATGACACATTGCCGCGCTGTACCGAGCACTAA
- the bglB gene encoding beta-galactosidase BglB, whose translation MQTGSLNRQQTEALLAQVARAFCRLKAIDSVTQDDALDAGLTIQFEEWDWEVGVGLYGFWKLAHLTQDDTMLTTLANWYQQKLDAGLPPRQINSTAPMLVLALLCQDKPDAPAQWRETVSDWADWLLHSLPKTEDGGFQHTVKERPNTGQLWDDTLFMAGLFLVVAGKLLSRRDLIEEAEYQLVTHARYLADVRSGLWYHGWTFVGRHHYANAFWGRGNAWITLVLPEMRVLAEDQLSAPVLRTLEAILEQQTTTLARCQHDSGLWHTLLDDPDSPLETSASAGFIAGILTARRLGMLHDFPQDVLEKGYAAVVAQIDAQGVVQGVSDGTAMGHDLQFYRDIPNVAVPYGQALVMLMLLAQLDSVCEG comes from the coding sequence ATGCAGACAGGTTCACTTAACCGACAACAAACTGAAGCGCTGCTGGCGCAGGTGGCGCGGGCATTTTGCCGCCTGAAAGCGATCGACAGCGTGACGCAGGACGATGCGCTGGACGCCGGACTGACGATTCAATTCGAAGAGTGGGACTGGGAAGTGGGCGTCGGGCTGTATGGTTTCTGGAAACTGGCGCATTTGACGCAGGACGACACCATGCTGACGACGCTGGCGAACTGGTATCAGCAAAAGCTGGATGCTGGGCTGCCGCCGCGCCAGATCAACTCGACGGCGCCGATGCTGGTGCTGGCCTTGCTGTGTCAGGACAAGCCAGATGCCCCTGCGCAGTGGCGTGAAACTGTGAGCGACTGGGCTGACTGGCTGCTGCATTCGCTGCCGAAAACCGAGGACGGCGGTTTCCAGCACACGGTGAAAGAGCGGCCGAATACCGGACAACTGTGGGACGACACGCTGTTTATGGCGGGTCTGTTTCTGGTGGTCGCAGGGAAATTACTCTCCCGCCGCGATCTGATCGAAGAGGCGGAATATCAGCTCGTCACGCACGCGCGCTATCTGGCTGATGTGCGCAGCGGGCTGTGGTATCACGGCTGGACGTTCGTCGGCCGTCATCACTATGCGAATGCGTTCTGGGGGCGCGGCAACGCCTGGATCACGCTGGTGCTGCCGGAAATGCGGGTGCTGGCGGAGGATCAGCTGTCCGCGCCAGTGCTGCGCACGCTGGAGGCGATTCTGGAACAGCAAACGACAACGCTGGCACGCTGCCAGCACGATTCCGGCCTGTGGCACACGCTGCTGGATGACCCGGATTCGCCGCTTGAAACGTCTGCCAGCGCCGGATTTATCGCCGGGATTTTGACGGCACGTCGATTGGGCATGCTGCACGATTTCCCGCAGGACGTACTGGAAAAAGGCTATGCCGCCGTGGTGGCGCAGATTGACGCACAGGGCGTGGTGCAGGGTGTCTCGGACGGCACGGCGATGGGACACGACTTACAGTTCTATCGCGATATTCCCAATGTCGCCGTGCCTTACGGGCAGGCGCTGGTCATGCTGATGTTATTGGCACAGTTAGATTCTGTTTGCGAGGGCTGA
- a CDS encoding ABC transporter substrate-binding protein, with product MMRSNTALFFSALALGLFSSSALAAKTQITFLYSDDDPELVHFMEQKVKAFSQSNERIDVNFVSTGYNALQTQLPMQLAAGLGPDIAKTTQMGLLGYTLDLRPYLKDPAAFEKRYSAGIEKIMRVKGVHKADALPGFVASWTADLPFVNVTLFEQAGVPLPQPGYTIDDLMKASKLVAEKTGVHIPFTIDRSGFRFSGPAYSYGARYDKDGLINFPDAAAQQWIKDLKRWSDEGVFPREMWGAAGGGQYKSMADDFVNGNIVTYFSGNWLLNQFSKQIGDGFDWKVLPAPCKEKCISMGGATFIMPFTTTKHPQEVAEFMEWLGSEPLQREIAERFNIIVGADITDLHYQTKDKHVIDGLNTAREEIKKIPSYVFDWERMESLGANELYPIILTRFTQYLNDQVSFDEYLRLTSNDVKRLNETIATNQQQRKNAP from the coding sequence ATGATGCGTTCCAACACCGCGTTATTTTTTTCCGCCCTTGCACTGGGGTTATTCAGCAGCAGCGCGTTAGCCGCCAAAACGCAAATAACATTTTTATATAGTGACGACGATCCCGAATTAGTGCATTTCATGGAGCAGAAAGTAAAAGCTTTCTCCCAGAGTAATGAGCGCATCGATGTGAATTTTGTCAGCACCGGCTATAACGCGCTGCAAACACAATTACCGATGCAGCTGGCGGCGGGTTTAGGCCCGGATATTGCCAAAACCACGCAAATGGGGCTGCTCGGCTATACGCTGGATTTGCGCCCCTATCTGAAAGACCCAGCTGCCTTTGAGAAACGCTATAGCGCCGGTATCGAAAAGATCATGCGCGTGAAAGGCGTGCATAAAGCGGATGCGCTGCCGGGTTTTGTCGCTTCCTGGACTGCCGACCTGCCGTTCGTTAACGTCACGCTGTTTGAACAGGCGGGTGTTCCTCTGCCGCAGCCGGGCTATACGATTGATGATTTGATGAAAGCCTCGAAGCTGGTCGCAGAAAAAACCGGCGTGCATATCCCCTTCACCATCGACCGCAGCGGTTTCCGCTTCTCCGGTCCGGCCTACTCTTACGGCGCACGGTACGATAAAGACGGGCTGATCAACTTCCCGGACGCAGCAGCGCAGCAGTGGATTAAAGATCTGAAACGCTGGTCGGACGAAGGCGTGTTCCCGCGTGAAATGTGGGGTGCGGCAGGCGGCGGCCAGTACAAGAGCATGGCGGACGATTTCGTGAACGGCAACATCGTGACCTACTTCTCCGGCAACTGGCTGTTGAACCAGTTCAGTAAGCAGATTGGCGACGGTTTTGACTGGAAAGTGCTGCCTGCGCCTTGCAAAGAGAAATGCATCTCGATGGGCGGCGCGACCTTCATCATGCCGTTCACCACCACCAAACACCCGCAGGAAGTCGCCGAATTCATGGAGTGGCTGGGCAGCGAACCGCTGCAACGTGAGATCGCCGAGCGCTTCAATATCATCGTCGGCGCGGATATTACCGATCTGCACTACCAGACCAAAGATAAGCACGTGATCGACGGCCTGAACACCGCGCGCGAAGAGATCAAAAAGATCCCGTCTTATGTCTTTGATTGGGAACGTATGGAAAGTCTGGGCGCGAACGAGCTGTACCCGATCATCCTGACGCGCTTTACCCAATACCTGAACGATCAAGTGTCGTTTGATGAGTATCTGCGTCTGACGTCAAACGATGTGAAGCGCCTCAACGAAACGATCGCGACGAATCAACAACAGCGGAAAAACGCACCGTGA
- a CDS encoding glucosamine kinase, protein MKWHLRAIGIDGDRPFDRISESTICEQRWPGQNRYLLVTGGFTRLLHWHDGLLTCRGGDSFPIGNPASLSRLGLWAVQEMLQAVEGITLLTPLSEALFLHFDKHVDRVIDWSKQVQAADYTTLGHVVLAHPQDALAVQLLTRCAGELALLLNSLPDSQTEAVSLSGDLAVACLPYLDSGAHAS, encoded by the coding sequence GTGAAATGGCATCTGAGGGCGATCGGCATCGATGGCGATCGCCCCTTTGATCGCATTAGCGAAAGCACGATATGCGAACAGCGCTGGCCGGGGCAAAACCGCTATCTGCTGGTCACCGGCGGCTTCACCCGACTGCTGCACTGGCATGACGGCCTCCTGACCTGTCGCGGCGGTGACAGCTTCCCCATCGGCAACCCGGCCAGCCTGTCGCGACTGGGGCTGTGGGCGGTGCAGGAGATGCTTCAGGCGGTTGAGGGCATCACTCTGCTGACGCCACTCAGTGAAGCGCTGTTCCTGCACTTCGATAAGCATGTCGATCGGGTTATCGACTGGTCAAAGCAGGTGCAGGCCGCAGACTACACCACGCTCGGGCACGTTGTGCTGGCACATCCACAGGACGCGTTGGCGGTGCAACTGCTGACCCGTTGCGCAGGTGAGCTGGCTCTGCTGCTCAACAGCCTACCTGACTCGCAGACGGAAGCGGTCAGCCTCAGCGGCGATCTGGCGGTGGCCTGTCTTCCCTATCTGGATTCTGGAGCACACGCATCATGA
- a CDS encoding BadF/BadG/BcrA/BcrD ATPase family protein, giving the protein MTTWLYAGVDGGGTGCRARIYQADGTPLGQGHGGRANLLLGVESVRQSVDDAIAQALKHSGLSPDDVSRLNVGLALASAEHRAAYEAFLALPHPYASQVLNTDALGACLAVNQGKEAGVVIAGTGSCGLAWQNQTITAYGGHEFPISDQGSGARLGLAALQHTYNVLQGWCAPSALSQSIDDVFSVSAAPTQATNTLDALQTFSQQAKPGDYAQFARHVFDCAQQDDAVSHALLAQTASEISLLLAAVARHATPRLSLMGSIGLHIRPWLPDEWQSQLAAPMGDALDGARLIACHDYALYR; this is encoded by the coding sequence ATGACGACATGGCTCTATGCTGGCGTGGATGGCGGCGGTACAGGCTGTCGGGCTCGTATTTATCAGGCCGACGGTACGCCGCTCGGTCAGGGACACGGCGGTCGCGCCAATCTGCTGCTCGGCGTGGAGAGCGTGCGCCAATCGGTGGACGATGCCATCGCGCAGGCGTTGAAGCACAGCGGGCTGTCACCGGATGACGTATCCCGGCTGAACGTCGGGCTGGCGCTCGCCAGCGCAGAACATCGCGCCGCCTATGAGGCATTTCTGGCGTTGCCACATCCTTACGCGAGTCAGGTGCTCAATACCGATGCGCTGGGTGCCTGTCTGGCCGTCAACCAAGGGAAAGAGGCCGGCGTGGTCATTGCCGGGACCGGCTCCTGCGGGCTGGCGTGGCAGAACCAGACGATTACCGCCTACGGCGGCCATGAATTCCCGATTTCCGATCAGGGCAGCGGCGCACGGCTTGGGCTGGCGGCGCTGCAACATACCTATAATGTGCTGCAAGGTTGGTGCGCACCGTCTGCGCTCAGCCAGAGTATCGACGACGTCTTTTCCGTCAGCGCAGCGCCCACGCAGGCTACCAACACGCTCGACGCGCTACAGACATTTAGCCAGCAGGCGAAACCGGGCGACTATGCGCAATTCGCTCGCCACGTATTTGACTGCGCTCAGCAGGACGATGCCGTTTCTCACGCGCTGCTGGCGCAGACGGCCAGCGAAATCAGCCTGCTGTTGGCCGCCGTGGCACGCCACGCGACGCCTCGCTTATCGCTCATGGGCAGCATCGGCTTACACATTCGCCCGTGGCTGCCGGACGAGTGGCAATCCCAACTCGCCGCCCCGATGGGCGATGCGCTCGACGGCGCACGATTGATTGCCTGTCATGATTATGCGTTATACCGCTAG
- a CDS encoding metallophosphoesterase family protein, whose amino-acid sequence MESLTRRTFVKLGAGSAITLAGGFFHANGESAAPAGPLRIAIISDVHVHNIYGNYDFDGLPDAQTGKKLTIRTLKDSVNSTRIFNEPYFALLAALDELAKQQVKYVVLSGDYSDDGQQPTVEGIAAILTQYEQRHGMRFFATPGNHDVNRPQGDDSWQRMLNADGSSTMLSSKPGVKLGDAQSLIVTAKMQALGYERGLPLMKPFGFFKRDDFLHWETPFGDSDELSKRQYLARSPDGSKQWNIVDASYLVEPEAGLWLLSIDANVYQVKDGPEKREGIEGYSTSSNTGWNALLTEKPFMLPWVKSVVQRAKAQNKKLLVFSHYPLVDFLDGTVEDEKQLFGSNSFIKRTPRPEVAEQALAAGIRLHFSGHLHVNDTGVYRGSQGTLVNVAVPSLAAYPPAMKLATLHSDRVDIDTLVLRNVPQFNHLFPFYQKELDRTGEPLGDILKSRDYYDFLHHHLALLVRQRFLVKDWPEDLSPLINTLNCADLLWIAQQQEPLSAKTLPDASERKQNAVAGTDGLQDISLLTLVTDWYCLRNGSDLAWQDIPSARVKQYRALLAAYTPTATLPPDSLQYRFGLMLKILAGYINDEPATRFVVDIQGNFLTV is encoded by the coding sequence ATGGAATCACTCACTCGTAGAACTTTCGTCAAGCTCGGCGCAGGCAGCGCCATTACGCTGGCTGGCGGCTTTTTTCACGCGAATGGCGAATCAGCCGCCCCCGCCGGGCCGCTGCGTATCGCCATTATTTCGGATGTCCACGTCCACAATATCTATGGCAACTACGATTTTGACGGCCTGCCCGATGCGCAGACTGGAAAAAAGCTGACCATTCGCACCCTGAAAGATTCGGTGAATTCGACCCGCATCTTCAACGAGCCCTACTTTGCGCTGCTAGCCGCGCTGGACGAACTGGCAAAACAGCAGGTGAAATACGTGGTGCTGTCCGGCGATTATTCTGATGACGGCCAACAGCCTACCGTTGAAGGGATTGCCGCTATCCTGACGCAGTATGAACAGCGCCACGGCATGCGCTTCTTCGCCACGCCCGGCAACCACGATGTCAATCGTCCACAGGGTGATGACTCCTGGCAAAGAATGCTCAACGCCGACGGCAGCAGCACCATGCTGAGCAGCAAACCCGGCGTTAAACTTGGCGACGCGCAGTCGCTGATTGTCACCGCCAAGATGCAGGCACTCGGCTATGAACGCGGCCTGCCGCTGATGAAGCCGTTTGGTTTCTTTAAACGCGACGACTTCCTGCACTGGGAAACGCCGTTTGGCGACAGCGACGAACTCAGTAAACGCCAGTATCTCGCCCGCTCGCCGGACGGCAGCAAGCAGTGGAATATCGTGGACGCGTCCTATCTGGTGGAGCCGGAAGCGGGACTGTGGCTGCTTTCCATCGATGCCAACGTATATCAGGTCAAAGACGGCCCGGAGAAACGCGAAGGAATTGAAGGTTACTCCACCAGTAGCAACACCGGCTGGAACGCACTACTGACCGAGAAACCGTTCATGCTGCCGTGGGTGAAATCGGTGGTACAGCGGGCGAAAGCGCAGAACAAGAAGCTGCTGGTGTTTTCACACTATCCGCTGGTCGATTTCCTCGATGGCACGGTAGAAGACGAAAAACAGCTGTTTGGCAGCAACAGCTTCATTAAACGCACGCCACGGCCGGAGGTTGCAGAACAGGCGCTGGCGGCTGGAATTCGCCTGCACTTCAGCGGTCACCTGCACGTTAACGACACCGGTGTGTATCGCGGTTCACAGGGAACGCTGGTGAATGTCGCGGTGCCGTCGCTGGCCGCTTACCCGCCCGCCATGAAGCTGGCGACGCTGCATAGTGACCGAGTCGATATCGATACGCTGGTCCTGCGCAACGTGCCGCAGTTCAACCATCTGTTCCCGTTCTATCAGAAAGAGTTGGATCGCACCGGTGAACCGCTGGGCGACATTCTGAAAAGCCGCGATTATTACGACTTCCTGCACCATCATCTGGCGCTGTTGGTACGCCAGCGTTTTCTGGTGAAAGACTGGCCGGAAGATTTATCGCCCCTCATCAATACGCTGAACTGCGCCGATCTCCTGTGGATCGCGCAGCAACAGGAACCGCTCAGCGCCAAAACTCTGCCCGACGCCTCCGAGCGCAAACAGAATGCGGTTGCAGGCACAGATGGGTTACAGGATATTTCGTTGCTCACGCTGGTGACCGACTGGTATTGCCTGCGCAACGGCAGCGATCTCGCCTGGCAGGACATTCCGTCTGCGCGGGTGAAACAGTACCGCGCTCTGCTGGCGGCCTACACGCCAACGGCCACGCTACCGCCGGATAGCCTGCAATATCGCTTCGGCCTGATGCTAAAAATCCTCGCCGGTTATATCAATGATGAGCCAGCGACTCGCTTTGTGGTTGATATCCAGGGGAATTTTTTAACAGTGTGA
- a CDS encoding metal ABC transporter ATP-binding protein yields the protein MIALQELAFGYRHQPPLATLSGCFHQGSLTAIIGANGSGKSTLLKTLAGLLPPLSGSFSLGNGCKDNAIGYLPQLSEFDRQFPISVRDLVLMGSLPHRGLLRGINANWHRKATDALDAVSMTDFADRHIGVLSGGQLQRVLFARLLLTQAPIILLDEPFTGIDSHTTRTLLQIIEQLHAEGRTILAVLHDLELVGQHFPNILHLTPDGPHWGETQPILHSLRKADSDTPTLRIVTS from the coding sequence ATGATTGCCCTTCAGGAACTGGCCTTTGGCTATCGTCATCAGCCACCGCTCGCGACGCTCAGCGGATGCTTTCATCAAGGCTCGCTAACGGCAATTATTGGCGCGAACGGCAGCGGAAAATCTACACTGCTGAAAACGCTGGCGGGTCTGTTGCCGCCGCTTTCTGGTTCGTTCAGCCTCGGTAACGGTTGCAAAGATAATGCTATCGGCTATTTACCGCAGCTCTCCGAATTCGATCGGCAATTCCCTATCAGCGTGCGCGATCTGGTGCTTATGGGGTCGCTGCCCCATCGCGGGTTGCTGCGAGGTATCAACGCCAACTGGCATCGAAAAGCGACTGACGCACTCGACGCCGTCTCCATGACGGACTTCGCCGATCGGCATATTGGTGTCCTGTCCGGTGGGCAGCTACAGCGCGTGCTCTTCGCGCGGCTGCTGCTGACACAGGCTCCCATCATTCTGCTGGATGAGCCTTTTACCGGCATCGATAGCCACACCACGCGGACACTCTTGCAGATCATCGAGCAGCTTCACGCCGAAGGCAGGACTATTCTGGCCGTGTTGCACGATCTGGAACTGGTCGGGCAGCATTTTCCCAACATCTTGCACCTCACCCCAGACGGCCCTCACTGGGGAGAGACTCAGCCCATATTACACAGCCTGCGCAAGGCCGACAGCGATACGCCAACGCTCAGGATCGTCACGTCATGA
- a CDS encoding metal ABC transporter permease → MMLFHLITSPFAEFGFMRRALVGCLVITLSAAPLGCFLLLRRMSLIGDALSHAVLPGVAIGYLISGMSLLAMGIGGFIAGLAVAMLSGFVTRHTELKEDASFAGFYLGSLALGVTLVSLRGSSVDLLHVLFGSILAVDRDALIDIALIGSTSLLVLAVIYRALVIESFDVTFLRISSGRYRALIHGLFLSLVVLNLVAGFQLLGTLMTVGMMMLPAASARFWTQRLPVMLGIAVLQGMLASLIGLLWSYYAELPAGPAIILTITLFFCFSVCVGHNGGLLRLRR, encoded by the coding sequence ATGATGCTATTTCACCTCATTACTTCTCCTTTTGCCGAGTTCGGTTTTATGCGCCGTGCGCTGGTCGGCTGTCTGGTGATAACGCTGAGCGCCGCGCCGCTGGGCTGTTTCCTGCTGTTGCGGCGTATGAGCCTGATTGGCGATGCGCTGTCGCACGCGGTCTTACCCGGCGTCGCCATCGGCTACCTCATCTCCGGGATGTCACTGCTGGCAATGGGGATCGGCGGCTTTATCGCCGGACTGGCCGTCGCCATGCTCTCCGGCTTTGTCACACGCCACACGGAGTTAAAAGAGGACGCCAGCTTCGCCGGATTTTACCTCGGCTCGCTGGCGCTCGGCGTCACGCTGGTGTCACTGCGCGGTTCCAGCGTCGATCTGCTGCATGTGCTGTTCGGCTCGATCCTCGCGGTGGATCGCGACGCACTGATCGACATTGCGCTGATCGGATCGACCTCTTTGCTGGTGCTAGCGGTGATCTATCGTGCGCTGGTGATTGAATCGTTTGACGTGACCTTCCTGCGCATCAGCTCAGGGCGCTATCGGGCGTTGATCCACGGGCTGTTTCTGTCGCTGGTGGTGCTGAATCTGGTCGCGGGATTCCAGCTGTTAGGCACGCTGATGACGGTCGGCATGATGATGCTGCCTGCCGCTAGCGCACGGTTCTGGACGCAGCGCCTGCCTGTCATGCTCGGCATTGCGGTGCTGCAAGGGATGCTCGCCAGCCTGATCGGGCTGCTGTGGTCCTACTATGCCGAGCTGCCCGCCGGGCCTGCCATCATTCTGACGATTACGCTGTTTTTCTGTTTCTCGGTCTGCGTTGGTCACAACGGTGGGCTGTTACGCCTGCGTCGGTGA